From the genome of Sulfitobacter sp. DSM 110093, one region includes:
- a CDS encoding GlxA family transcriptional regulator, with translation MSQSRPATRIPLQTDKPRRFVFVLLENFTLLSFASAVECLRIANRMLDQKAYEWQVVGETGETCVSSSGAVFALDGGLEELGRDDTIVICGGLDVQAATTKKLLAWLRREARKGLVVGGLCTAAHTLAKAGLLDGKRATIHWENQDSFGEEFEEVILTKSVFVVDGNRLTTAGGTSSLDLMLKLIADDHGEETANAVADQLIYSSIRTDQDTQRLSVPTRIGVRHPKLSQVIQQMERNIEEPISPSSLARDVGMSTRQLERLFRRYLNRSPKRYYMELRLQKARNLLMQTDMSVINVALACGFASPSHFSKCYRAHYQTTPYRERGSQSSRVPV, from the coding sequence ATGTCCCAATCGCGCCCGGCCACCCGCATACCCCTCCAGACCGACAAGCCGCGGCGTTTCGTCTTTGTGCTTTTGGAGAATTTTACGTTGCTGAGCTTCGCCTCGGCTGTGGAATGTCTGCGCATTGCGAACCGTATGCTCGACCAAAAGGCCTATGAATGGCAGGTTGTGGGCGAGACGGGTGAAACATGCGTGAGTTCTTCTGGTGCGGTCTTTGCGCTCGATGGCGGGTTAGAGGAATTAGGCCGCGACGACACGATTGTGATTTGTGGTGGCCTCGACGTGCAGGCGGCCACCACCAAGAAACTGTTGGCTTGGTTGCGCCGCGAGGCCCGCAAAGGGCTGGTTGTTGGCGGGCTATGTACGGCGGCGCACACGCTGGCCAAGGCCGGGCTGCTGGATGGCAAACGCGCGACGATCCATTGGGAGAATCAAGACAGCTTTGGCGAGGAATTCGAAGAGGTTATCCTGACGAAATCGGTTTTTGTGGTGGACGGCAACCGGCTGACCACAGCGGGCGGCACCTCTTCGCTGGACCTGATGCTCAAGCTTATCGCCGATGATCACGGCGAAGAGACCGCCAATGCCGTGGCGGACCAGCTGATCTATTCCTCGATCCGCACCGACCAAGACACGCAGCGCCTGTCGGTGCCCACCCGGATCGGTGTGCGCCATCCCAAACTCAGCCAAGTCATCCAGCAGATGGAGCGCAACATCGAAGAGCCGATCAGCCCGTCGAGCCTTGCGCGTGACGTGGGCATGTCGACCCGCCAGCTAGAGCGGTTGTTCCGGCGCTATCTTAACCGCAGTCCGAAACGATATTACATGGAACTGCGGCTACAAAAGGCGCGCAATCTTTTGATGCAGACGGATATGAGCGTGATCAATGTGGCGCTGGCCTGTGGGTTTGCGTCGCCGTCGCATTTCTCGAAATGCTACCGCGCACATTATCAGACCACGCCCTATCGCGAACGGGGCAGCCAATCGTCGCGGGTGCCTGTCTAA